Below is a window of Sporosarcina ureae DNA.
TCCAGAAAGTGACGAGTATGGAAAAGTAGGCGATGCGCGAAATGACGTAGTCGCACTTGAGCATCCTTTGTCACATACGACATTTGAAACAGAAGCGCATGAGCTAGTTGATGGTATGGAAAAAATGACTAAAGAATTGGGCTTCCCTGTTTCCGACTCGTTATTTAGCAATTTGAGAGCCATGCTAGAAGATCCTTCGAAGACACTAGCCGGCAGATTGTATACGGAAAGCCAAAAAAGTAGTCAACATCAAGTGGCTTTGGAAATGGCAAGAGAAACCTACGCCAATCTATGGGAAAAACCTTATGAGTTAACGGGCTTTACGGATATGGAATTGTCTACACAAATCCTCATGTTTGATGCATTTCAACATGGTATCGAAGTAGAGATTTTGGATCGTCAAGATCAATTCTTGAAGCTGAAATTACGAGATCATGTAGAATTCGTCAAGAACGGTAACATGACTAGCAAAGATACGTATGTCTCGACTTTGATAATGGAAAATAAAACGGTTACGAAAAAAATTCTTCATCAAGAGGGTTTTTGTGTACCTGGTGGTGACGAGTTCAACAATATAGAGGATGCATTACGTGCCTTTGAGATGTTCGCTAAGACGCCTTTCGTTGTCAAACCCAAAACAACGAACTACGGAATCGGCATATCTATCTTTAAAGATGGTGCCAGTTACGAGGACTACAAGCAAGCCATCACACTTGCATTCAATGAAGACTCGTCTGTCTTGGTAGAAGAGTTCCTGAATGGCACAGAGTACCGTTTGTTCGTGCTACACGATAAAGTACTTGCCATTATGCTACGCGTACCTGCAAACGTCACAGGAGACGGCACACACACGATTAAGGAACTGGTTGAAGAAAAGAACCAAGATCCACTGAGAGGTACAGACCACCGTACGCCATTAGAACTTATCCAGTTGGGCGAACTAGAAGTTCTCATGCTGAAAGGTCAAGGCTATCAACTGGATTCAATCCCTAAAGACGGTGAAATTGTCTACTTACGTGAAAACTCTAACGTCAGTACTGGCGGAGACTCAATTGATGTAACCGATCAGTTTTCCGATGATTATAAGAAGATTGCAGTAGAGGCAGTAGCTGCTCTAGGCGCAAAAATTAGCGGAATTGATTTCATTATTGAAGACCTCGATGTACCAGCAGCAAATCCAGGTGCGTATGGCATTATTGAAGCGAACTTTAATCCTTCGATGTATATGCATATCTACCCTTATAAAGGGGAATCTCGTCGAGTGACGACGGATATCCTGCATTATTTGTTCCCTGAGTTATCATAAGATCATATGTGCGTATAAAACCCTTAAAGAACAAGCCTATTCAGATAAACTGAGTAGGCCTGTTCTTTTTTCGATATATGACTAATTAATTTTACATAGAACCAAATTCATTCAGCGCTATTAACTAGTATTTCTACCTATTCCTCTTACGTTCAGTGTATAATTAATACTATGAGACTACTACCCATAAGGAGAGAGGAAAATGAGATTCTTATTTAAAAAATGGTATATGTTATGTTTACTCATAACTCTACTACTACTGGCCCCACTATCAACAGCAAATGCAGCTGCATTAACCGATGAAGCAACTGACATACCAACTGATAAAGAATGGACCATTACGTTCAATCACCCTGTCGTTGAATCTCCCAATTTATCTGACACTATTTACGTTATGAACAGTAAAAATGAAATACAGGATGTTACACTCTCTGTTCTTGATCGTGTCGTTACCGTTACTGCACCTGAGGTAGGGTACGAAGTGGGTCAAACGTATACTTTACATATTATAGCGGATACTTTGGGACAAGTCGGCAATGAAACTAAAACTTTAAAACACCCCATTACAAAACCTTTTACGATCACAACAGATGTCTATACTGTTGTCGACATTCGTGAAAATGGAACTTATTCAGTTACCTCAAGCCACCCTACTTTTGACAAAGCAAATGCCAGCTTACAAGAGGGACAAGGCATCATGTTAAATGAACAATATGTCAAAATTCCATCTGGCTTTGTAGCAACCAATACTCAAACCGTCACAATTATTTACAAAGAGCCAACTTTTACACAAAAGTATGAATATGCAGGTGTCGCTACTGATACAGAACTTACGTATACAGACGCTACAGCAGACTACGTTAAGGTGAATATAGGTGAACAAGACATGTACGTCAAACACGAAGATGTCACACTCATTCCTACTGCTACAGCGAAAGGTCAATCATATTATAAAGCGAATCAACAAGGCTTATGGCATTATGTTTATCACCATCATAGTGGAAAATACGACGGTGCGTATGTAGTCGGTAAAAGACCTGATTTTCTAAACGAAGGTATAAAGTATTATAGTGACGACGGAGCAAAATTTATTAATAGAAATGGCGAAGCTGTAGGTGAAAGTTATGCCTACTTCCAATATCTATCACCACGTGTTCCAACAAACTATAGCGCGACAGAGTTAGATACGTATATCAACAGTCAACTTGCAGCGAAAGAACTGACAGGTGGCGGATATACAAATGCTACAGTAAAAAGTCCATTAAAGGATCTCGGTGCTACATTAAAATCCATTGAAAAAGAGCATCGCATAAATGCCCTGCTCATACTATCGCTCGCTATCCATGAAAGTGATTATGGTATGAGTTGTCACGCACAAAACTACAATAATTTATTCGGGTTAACTGTAACGGATACTAACACTCAATGTTCAACACATGTCGATACCTCCTCTTCTAAATACTTTGCAACTATTGAGGACAATATCACATCGCTGGCGAATGAATTAAATACCTATTACTTAAACCCCTTGAATATGCATGAATACCAGTACAATGGCGTAGCACTCGGCAATAAATTGATCGGGATGAACGTTCGCTATGCTTCAGATCCTCACTGGGGAGCAAAAACAGCAGGTCATATGTATAACATAGATCAAGAGCTTGGTGGCAAAGACTATAAAAGGCATGAGCTTGGCTTTACGGCAAGTTCAAACGTCAGCATTCGAACGGGTCCCATCGTAGACCATAACCGTGCATATCAGTATAAAATTTATGGGACGATTAAACTTCTAGAGAAAATGCCGATTACTCTGTCTGCTACACCTTCGGAAACAAATGGTTGGTTACGTGTTATTTCTGAATTACCGAATGACGGATCCGATTTGTATACAATAACTCCAAATGTTAACACGGTGACCACACATTAATAACTATCTAAGTGGAACTATAAAACAGGCCTATCCAGTTTATCTGGATAGGCCTGTTCGTACATTATTGATGAAATATATTAAAATGGATTAGTCGCAATGAAACTTGCCGTTTTCACATAAACACGTGGATTTAATTTCAATTGATTTACAATAACTTCTGCACTATCTTCCGATTGAATCATTTTAGAGTCATCATTCAGCGGGAAGATTAAAATCAAGTTCATAAAAAACATGAATTGTGTAACCCTGTACTCCACAATTCGTAAAACCGACTACTTCATATAAATGCTCAAGAATTTATCTAAGTGGTTAACTTAAACTTCTTGATAGCCTTTTTCGCTGATATGTAGACAGCACTACTCCTCCCACTATAAATAGTGAACCGACAATTTCTGACCCCGTTATTGGTTTATACAACAAGATCAAACCCATTACCATCGTTACAAAAGGTTCTAAATTAGATAATATGGAGGCCTTTGAAGCATCAACATATCTAATATTGTAGTTCCAAATCAACATGGCGATACCGTGTACCACAATGGCTGTAACAATCAGAAATGACCAATCGGAGACCTTTACACTCATTCGTATCGGCGTATCAAGTAGAAAAATAAAAGGAATCGACACAGCTAGTCCAACAACATTTGAATATAAAGTAATTGCAAGCGGATCCACTCTACTGGAAAGGAGTCTCGTCACGATAATTAGCATGGCGAAAGTAATCATCGTAACTACAATCCACCATAAACCTTTATCGATATGTATAGAGGATATATTCCCTTTTGCTACGACAAAGAAAATACCTATGAGCGCAACAATAGATCCAAGTAACATACGAATTGTTAATTTTTCTTTTAAAAAAACGCCAGCTAAAACGCCGGTTAAAATGGGCGTAGTTGCCAAGATTAATGCAGACGTTGTTGGATCAGCCGTTTCTAATCCAGCGAAAAAAGACCACTGGTTAATAAAAACGCCAAAAACACCTAAAAAATTACTGCTAGTAAATCGTATTTATTCAGTCGTTTCACATGTAATTTATATGAAGATAATCCAATCAGAAAAAGTACTATAAACAATAGTCTGAGCGAAGTGAGAAGAGCCGGGAAAAGTCCTGGACCAACATCTTTCCAAAAACAAAATTACTGCCCCACACCATTACACAAAGTGTCAGCCAAGCGTATGCTTTAAACAAATTTATCACCCTTCCTACAACGAAATGCCAACTGGCCTATTCTATACTTACTTATATTTTTCGTACACATTTTTGTTTGGATATATCCACTTACTGACATACAGCATGGCAATGTATACAGGATTAAAACACAGTAATAGTAATATTTTTATCTACATCGTTATTTTACTATTCATTACATCCTAATAGCATTGAGCTTGCTTGCATCATTCGTTATTTAGGATGTTTTTTTCAGTATATTCACAAGTATTTAAATATTATCTACACCATATAACGTACAATGTAATTATTTACTAAATAAATGTTCGTATTTTGGGTTGAAAGCATAAAAAGCCTCTGCTATAATCATAACGTATTCATTGCAATAGTGCTTTTTACTAAATTCTGCATAAAAATAGTGAGTAATAGGAATCTCTTAACACTTAGTAAATTTTAAGCGCCGTCATACTATACTTTAACGATACGTACTGATTAGCCAAATGAAATTTACAATGTACTAGGAAAAGTAATTTGCTAGGGATACTATTCGATTGGAATTATTCAGGAATGAGGAGATTATCTTTGAGGAACATGAAATTAGTTGGCTTTATTGTATGTATGGTTATTCTAGCAACGATCGTTTCGGGCTGTAACTCGACTACTAAGAATACAGCTGAAACTGAACTACGTCCGATTATTGTTCAAGGACCCATGCCTATTGAAGCTGAAAAGTTTGCTGAGAAATTAAGCGATGCAGAAGTTGAGGAATCGGGAAACTTTGTTTTTTATAAAGGTACTATCGATGACTATCCTGTAATTGTTACGAAAACTAGTAAAGGGATGGAAAACACTGCAGCCGCTACTGCATTAGCAATTGAGAAGTATAACCCTATCGCTATTATTAACCAGGGAACTTCAGGCGGACACGACCCGGACTTACATGTATTTGACATAGTGTTAGGAAAACGAACTGTCAATATTGGTTCTATGAAGACTGAGTCTGCTGAAGAAAACGAAGGAATGGATCCATCACTATGGAAGCCTATGGACCTTATGGCTTCTGAAGGCAGTGCCGGAGAAGATCCTGATGCAGAGAAGATTCGCTACTTTGATGGCGACGATGAATTATTAGCAGCAGCAAATGCGGTTAAAGATCAATATGAACTAGGTAAAGTTGTTGAAGGTACTATTGGATCTGCAGATCTTTGGAATAACGAAGTAGACCGCATAAACTGGTTCCATGAAAAGTACGGTACTTCTGTTGAGGAAATGGAAGGTGCTGCCGCAGCACAGATTTCTGATAGTTACAACGTTCCTTTTTTAGGTATACGCATTCTTTCAAATAACAAAACTAATAATGGACAATATAATCCAGAAACTGCTTCAGCCAATCAAGACTATGTTTATCTTGTTTTAAAAGAATATATCTCCAATTTAAAATAAGTGACTTTAACTCGTAAATAAAACTAGAAGAGAAAGGTTTGTTCCATAAACCTTTCTCTTCTAGTTTTTAGCGTTTAAAAGCATCAGGCAGCCTATTCAAAAAGTCTGAGAAGTGTACATGCTTGCATCTACGTTCCATATATGAAATAAAAGGTCCCTGGGCGAGACTTTGTTTTTAAAAAACTCCTACATAGCGCTGGAATGGCTTTATGAAAAATGATTGAAATAGATACAAATAGGTAATAGATTGTAAACAACGAAAATAAAAGGAGTGAGCCATTTGAAAAAATCAGCATTAGTCATTATTAATCCTTCCTCTGGAAAAGAACAAGCAACAGAGTATGAAGAGCAAATTAGAGAAACACTTCAAGATGCGTACAGTGAAATCACTGTGAAATATACGGAGGGCGAAGGTGATGCGACACGCTTTGCAAAAGAGGCTGCAGAAAATAACTATGACTTCGTTGTTTCACTCGGTGGAGACGGAAGTGTGAATGAAACTGTCAATGGACTCGCTCCATTTAATAACCCTCCAAAACTCGGAATCATTCCAATGGGCACAGTGAATGATCTTGCTCGTTCATTAAACATTCCAATGAAACCTGTTGATGCGATTAAATTGCTTGTCTCAGGTATTGAAACAAAAATTGACATTGGAATGGCTAACGATGATATTTATTTTACAAACATTTTAGGAATTGGAAGTGCTGCGAAAGCAATTCATCATGTCGACAGTGCAGAAAAATCTAAAATCGGACCCATTGCCTACTTGAAAGCGATTGGGAAAGAAATAATGGATGACCACACTTTTCCAATTAAGTTTGAGATGGAAGAACATACATGGGAAGGTGACGTATCGGTTGTCTTAATATCCCTCATCGACTCGCTTGGTGGTATTAAAACAATTGTAAACGAAGTTGAAAACGGAGACGGAAACTTCCATATCTTCGCGTTTAAACACCTTAACTTGACTGAGCTTGCGAAAATGACCCCTTCAATCATAATGGGCAAATTAAAGGAATCAGAAAACGTTCAATACTTTAAAACACGACAAGTCAACATAACGACTTCTGCCGGTGAGACACAAGAAAGTGATATAGATGGTGAACAAGGACCGAATTTACCACTCAATTTAAAAGTTTTGCAACAACATATAACCATCATTTCGAACAAAGCTTAAATCAAACTTAAAATTACCAAAAAAGATTCCAGGTTTCTTCATCTAGAATCTTTTTTAATTGTTATAATCTCTTATGATTCTAGTACAACTGGGTCAAACCCATTCGCAATACCTTTATCGTGCGTTTCGGTGCAATAAGAGTTAGTTGTAGCTATACATTAACTTTTCTTTTCACTATCGAACTTATAGAAAACCTATGTTTAAAATTATCTGCAATACACTTCCAGCTAATTAAAAACCTCATCTATTTATGGTAAGGCTCGCTGTGAGATATATAAGTGAGATTTTTATTCCATTTTATATCGAACTTCAACCTTATTGTATTGGATAACAATCAGTCATTTATCGGTCCAGAATTGGTCCGGAATTGGTCCAAGCTTTGTAGTATCGGTCCAGAATCGGTCCAAATTTTATAGTATCAGTCCAGAATCGGTTCATTTGTTCACTAACAATCTGCTAAATATCATTTTAATCTATAAAAACTTGCCCTTGCTCTACCTTCTAAAACAATAACTTTCTCATCCCTTAAACGTTGTAAAATACGTTTACTACTTGTAGATGAAAAGCCACACAATCTTTCGACATCAGGACGAGTAATCGAACCATTTTTATTCAAATATTCAATAATCATTGTTTTAGCTTGTATTTCATCAAAATCTTTGTCTTTTGTATACTCAATATTATCATCTAAACTTTCATACACTCGATGGGTAAACATATATTTATTTCTTGCTTCTCTTTGTAGAATGTTTCTTTTTTGACAAAGTTTACTTAAAACATTTGATGCTGATTGAATTGTAATTTGAGCCACTTCTGCAGCCTTATTTAGAGTTATCGTTTTATTAGATTTAATGTATTTTAAGATGCAAATTTCTGAAACTGAAAACTCCCCATTATTTTCTTGCTCTTTAGTAATAAACTTCAAAAATTCTATATCTTCTAAGCTACTTCTTAACGTTAAACTTACTGCCTCAGAATACAAATTATATTCAGGGGCTGATTTTCCTAAGGAAAGCATATCCTTAAAAATTATATCTACACCTTGACCAGAACGTTGAACGTATTTTAGCTTTTGAAGTGTTTCTGCAATCAATTTGTTTCTCGGCGATGAAGGATGTGTAATAATATTAGTACTGTCAACTCCAGACGGAAACGCGCCAGGGTTTTCAATAATAATTTCGTTAGGAAAAAATTTAATAAAAATTGACGAATTACTCTCATAATCACGATGTGAGATAGCATTAAGAAGGGCTTCTTGAAATACATTGATAGGATAATCTTGGACTTCTAATTTAAATAGGCCCATCTGTATATTTTTAATTCCGTTCCTGTCTTCGAAAAATTGTTGAATTCTATCTACAATTTGAATTAAAGGGATTTTTAGCTCTAAACGCTTATTATATTCCGTTTGCCCATCGCTATAAGTAAGAATTATTATTTCCGCTTGTGGCATATATTTAGCAATCGCTTCTTTTGTACCAATAAATAACACCCCCGCTACAGTTAACTGAATTTCATTATCAACAACATCTACTAAGCGTAAATCCTTTAGAAAGGTGATATTATCTGATTGATATAAAGTAGACTCTTTATCACGAGATTGTATTTTTAGTTTCAATCGCTCTACTTCCGTAAAGTCTATATCATCTTTAGTCGTCGGTTCGATAATTTTTGCAGAGTAGTCGCCTTTAAATCCTTTAATTTTATTAGAGGTATATTCTGATGGATAAAATGGTTTTGTATTTTTCCCTAATCTTTTATATACAATACCTTTTGAAGTGGCTACAATTTCTGGAGACTTTTCAATTTTTATTTTAAAAATTTCTTTGCCATCAATCTTTATTACATCAATATCAGTAAAAAGCTTAGGTATAGTCTTGTCATAAATGCTTTCAATAATATTTTGTTCATCGTAATCAAAACATCCGGTTACTTCTCCATCGTCTTCTACCCCGACTAAGATGATACCACCGTCAGTATTGGCAAATCCTACAGATTCATTTGTTAAAATATTCATAAGTTCTTTCTTGTTTGCTTTAACCCAACTTTTAAACTCTACATGCTTAGATTCACCCTGTTGGATTATTTCAAATATATCCATTGAATACACCTCCTAACTTGATATGACTATTATACCAAGATTAGAAGGTAAAAAGGAAACACTTAAGTGTGCCTAATAAAAACCTAATTTACTTATGATAAGGCTCCCCCTTAATAATCCGAAACCCTCGATAAATCTGCTCCACCAACACCAACTTCATCAACTGATGCGGAAATGTCATCTTAGAAAACGATAACTTCTCATTCGAACGCTGTAGCACACTACTATGTAAACCCAGTGATCCGCCAATAACAAAGACAATCTTACTTTTACCATACGTCATCAACGAATCAAGACTAGCTGCAAATTCCTCAGAAGTTTTCATTTTACCGTCGATTGCTAGTGCAATGACGTGTGCGTCAGGTGCAATCTTCGCCAAAATTCGATCAGCTTCTTTCTTTTTGACAATTTCCATGTCAGCATCACTTAGTGTTTCTGGTGCTTTTTCGTCCGCCACTTCAATTAATTGCATTTTTGCATAGCTATTTAGGCGTTTTGTATACTCTTCTATTCCTTGTTTCAAATACTTCTCTTTTAACTTACCCACGGTGACAATTGATATATTCACAGTTTATCCACTCACTCTCTAAAAGTTACCCACAATACTTATGCACATATCCACAGGTTAGTCTACATATTGTGTTCGATTATTTGTTCCCTACTACATGTGAAATTCTTTAATTAGTATACCACAACTTTGTGGATAACTTTTCAACCATTATTTGTTTTGAATAGAAAAATACTTTTCATTTCAAATATGCGAATGCTCTAACCTACTGTTCTGTAAGGCTTTAACACTTGTCACTTCAAATTTATTTACTATTTATTACACATTTTATTTTACACAATATTATGCACATTATTTTGATTTTATCCACAATTGGATAACTTCATAAAAAAATCAGGCATCGTAGCGCTTTTTCGCTAGATGCCTGATGTGGACGAGAAGTTGTTCACTATGTGGACAATGTATATTCTCTTAGAACGTATTTCCGTCTTTCAATACCATTTCCAAGTCCAGTTTCTTTCCATCTCGATAAACTGTAATCTTCAATGGATCACCAATTTCTTTTTTATTATACAAATACTTACGTAGACTGACCATATCCGTCACTTTCTCTTCATCCAGCTGAACGATTGTATCATACTTCTTCACTCCGGCTTGTATTGCCGATGAATTCGGCATGACATCTGTTACGACGACACCTTCCGTTACCTTTTCAGGTAAGTTCAATGTTTGTTGCTGTTGCTGAATAGGAATTTGTTGAAGATCAAGTAACGATACGCCCATTGTCGGTCGATTTACTTGTCCTGTTTCTTCTAAGTGTTCGATAATCGGTAATGCAATATTGATTGGAATAGCCAGTCCGATTCCCTCTACTGTTGCCTCAGAGATTTTCATGGAGTTAATCCCGATCAATTGACCTGCCATATTAATTAAAGCGCCACCCGAGTTCCCTGGGTTGATCGCTGCATCTGTCTGCAAGACGTCTGCTTGCCAATCAACGTTTCCATCCTTGTTGAGATCCATTGGAATGGATCGGTCTTTACCAGAAATTACGCCAACCGTGACGGATCCCGCAAAGCCAAGTCCTAATGGATTACCGATCGCAATAACTGATTCCCCACGTTTTAACGCATCGGAATCACCGAATTCTATTACTGTATCAACATGTTCTGCATCAATTTCGACAACCGCTAAATCTGTCCACAGATCACTGCCAATTAACTTCCCTTCAACCTTTGTCCCGTCATCAAAACTAATTTCGAGTTGTTCGGAATTCTCTACGACGTGGTGATTGGTGACGATATATGCTTTGTCACCTTCTTTTTTATACAGCACACCAGAACCCGATCCAGCTTCTTGAGTAGACGTTGTGGAAGACCAGAAGTCTTGGACCGTCTGGATATTTGTAATACCAACGACAGCATTTGCAACGTCACCTACAACATCCGTAACTTCGCTTGAGATGTCCATTGATACTTGGGCGTGTTCCGAGTTGCTTTTGACTTCCGTTGTTTTAGACGTAGCAACATCACTAGTACTTGATGAGTCAGTTGCGTACATCATGACCGAAAATACGATGACTCCACCCAATAAGGCACCGAGTAAAGCTGGCCAAAAACTGCCTCTACGTTTTGGTTCGCGTTTCGTTTCAACCGGTGGAATAGGCTGTTGCCGTTCCATTTCTTCTCTTCCTTCTTCTCTTCTTTCATCGTCCATTCGCATTTCCTCCTTATCAGAAAGTATTCCTACACGTACTGTACCCCAATGACTATCTGAAAATGCAAAAAGCCTCACTAATTTAGCAAGGCTTTTCGCATTTTCATTAGACTAGCACGAGTTCCGTGGATTCTGATGCATCCGTATCATGCAAGTGGACAAATTCCCCTGCACGAATGCCGCAGTCTTCAAGGGTCTGTGCTACGCTCATGCGCGCCAAGTCTTTCATATTGTTATCCAAGCTAAGATGGGCTAAATAAATATGCGCTTCTTTTTGAGCAACCACTTCACTCATTGCAACGGCTGCATCTTCATTTGATACGTGGCCCACGTCACTTAAAATACGACGCTTGATCGACCATGGGTAACGTCCCATCTGTAGCATACTGACATCGTGATTGCTTTCGAATACAAAGCTGTCAGCGCCTTGGATGTGGCCTTTCATACGATCGCTAACGTAGCCTGTGTCGGTGATGATTGCCAGTTTACGATCGCCTTCATTGAACGTATAGAACATCGGGTCTGCTGCGTCATGGGATACAGCAAATGACTGGATATCCAGTGAACCAAATGTTTTCACCGTTTCCATGTCGAAATGGAAACGCTGATCAACAGGAATCTCTCCTACTAGTCCGTCCATCGCCTGCCATGTTTTTGCGTTGGCATAGATGGGTGTTTTATACTTCCGGGCAAGTACACCAATTCCTTTAATATGATCACTGTGTTCATGTGTGACGAAAATGCCGTCAATATGTTTCATCGAGCGATTGATCGATCCGAGCAAACCTTCAATTTTCTTACCGCTCATGCCGGCATCTACGAGAAAAGCGTGCTCATCTGTCTCTATATATAACGAGTTGCCTGTACTGCCACTCGCCAAAATGCTAAATCGCATGTAGAAAACTCCTATTCTATTTGTTCTTCTAACATATCCGATTGGAACTCGATGACTTTTCCTTCAATCGCATTGACGAAGTGCTGTTCAATAGTTCCATCCTTCAATTTTACCTGAACATTCCACGTTGGTGCAAATACTTGCGTTTCCGTGAGCTGAACAAGTGTCGAATAACCTGACTTGACTTGCATAACAGTGGAATTTGGCTTCAATAAACTACGTGTAACAAGCGAAGAAACCGCATCATCTTGTGATAGTAAATCCTTTTTCTGATTAAAACTTGAGAACTCGTCGAGCATGCGCTGTTCGTAATGTGTAACTTTGCCATCCTTGTCCCAGTGCATGATGAGCATGGCGTTGGGACTGTAAAAGATCGTTTCATTCTTGACTTGTTGGAAGAATACAGCATTCTGGTCTTCTTTATCTATATCCCAGAGCACGTAATCTTCACCTTTGAGCACGTACTTCGCCAAGAACTCCTCAAATCCATATTCGCCTTTGTCATCGATCACCTTAACAGACTTTTTCATATGGGACAGTAACCGCGATTCTTCGACTAAGACGAACGATTGATTCGTTAATTTCTTCAAATCATCATTTGAGAATGTTACGACATGCGCAGATAGATACGATACTTCTTTTTTAGTAAATGGGATTGGTTCGTACGTAATATTTTCCAACCTCAAAGTATCTTCGACGGAAGTTTTACTGAGAACCTGCATATTTCCCACATCTAATTGCCGATCTAGATAGAGCCAATACAAGAAGACGTTCAGAATGGAAAAGACAATGATAAAAATGGTTTTAGTTCTATTCCAATCCAATCATGCCACCCCCTTGCGATTCTTCCGGAGCGAAGCGTAACCAGTTATCTTTAATCAGGTAATACCAGCAAGGTTCTAAAACAATCAATTCTTGCTCGACGTCTTGGATCATATAATAGCCCGGTGTGATTTCTTCAATTAAGTCAAAATCTACCTCTTGCGATTCACGCAATGCTTCCGCTACTTCCACTCCTGAAGGCAATTCGTTCTGTTTCGACTCGATTTTCAAGTCCAATTTGTAATAAGGTCGGATATATTTGAACACACGGCCATTTCCCCATGTTTCCGTAATTTCATTTGTGCCGGATTGATCGCTAAAAACAGGTAAGCCATCGACATATAGCTGGAACCGGACGTAACGAGATATCGGATTCATATAGGCATATCGAAATTCATCCGTCCAACCACCATGCTCATTAATGAAATCTATTGTATTCAATAGCAATTCAGATGGTATCGCAATTTCCTGACTTTCTACAGCAGGCATGACATAATTCAATCTTTTAATTTCAGTGTCGATATTCAAGAATGCATGATCATCTCCATACTCTTCATGCGTTGCATCGACTTGATTACGCCGAACTGCATTATTAGATTCACTGAACAAAGCATCGCGGAATTTATTTGGATTGATTTCTTCCTGAATATACGTATTGCGCGCAATCGTCACAGGATCATTCGGTACAGCTAGAAATGGTGCATTGCCACGGTCAATTTCTGCATATTCATCAAATGATTGGCCTACATCTATTACATTACGTAGAAAGTTTGTTTTATTCGGCAGCGTCACTT
It encodes the following:
- the gshAB gene encoding bifunctional glutamate--cysteine ligase GshA/glutathione synthetase GshB, which codes for MDLKKMLADERVKPYVLKARYGIEKEGQRVDLEGNLATTDHPASVGTADEHPYIQRDFSETQMELITPVLNTRDELFDYLSAIHDVAYRSIGKDEMLWPLSMPPALPEKEEDIKIAKLENFENVLYRRSLANSYGRRKQMICGIHFNFEFSDELLGKLFDLQSETNNYQYFKTNIYLKLTRNYLYYRWLVTYFYGASPTSDENFYGCDDQPNEPVRSIRSSRFGYVNHDDVKVSFSSIEKYIDDLSCVVNRGLLVEEKEFYTAMRLRGSERVEEFLTEGVRYVELRNIDLNPFETNGISYEQAEFLHIFSLYLLQKDEHPESDEYGKVGDARNDVVALEHPLSHTTFETEAHELVDGMEKMTKELGFPVSDSLFSNLRAMLEDPSKTLAGRLYTESQKSSQHQVALEMARETYANLWEKPYELTGFTDMELSTQILMFDAFQHGIEVEILDRQDQFLKLKLRDHVEFVKNGNMTSKDTYVSTLIMENKTVTKKILHQEGFCVPGGDEFNNIEDALRAFEMFAKTPFVVKPKTTNYGIGISIFKDGASYEDYKQAITLAFNEDSSVLVEEFLNGTEYRLFVLHDKVLAIMLRVPANVTGDGTHTIKELVEEKNQDPLRGTDHRTPLELIQLGELEVLMLKGQGYQLDSIPKDGEIVYLRENSNVSTGGDSIDVTDQFSDDYKKIAVEAVAALGAKISGIDFIIEDLDVPAANPGAYGIIEANFNPSMYMHIYPYKGESRRVTTDILHYLFPELS
- a CDS encoding glucosaminidase domain-containing protein, which translates into the protein MRFLFKKWYMLCLLITLLLLAPLSTANAAALTDEATDIPTDKEWTITFNHPVVESPNLSDTIYVMNSKNEIQDVTLSVLDRVVTVTAPEVGYEVGQTYTLHIIADTLGQVGNETKTLKHPITKPFTITTDVYTVVDIRENGTYSVTSSHPTFDKANASLQEGQGIMLNEQYVKIPSGFVATNTQTVTIIYKEPTFTQKYEYAGVATDTELTYTDATADYVKVNIGEQDMYVKHEDVTLIPTATAKGQSYYKANQQGLWHYVYHHHSGKYDGAYVVGKRPDFLNEGIKYYSDDGAKFINRNGEAVGESYAYFQYLSPRVPTNYSATELDTYINSQLAAKELTGGGYTNATVKSPLKDLGATLKSIEKEHRINALLILSLAIHESDYGMSCHAQNYNNLFGLTVTDTNTQCSTHVDTSSSKYFATIEDNITSLANELNTYYLNPLNMHEYQYNGVALGNKLIGMNVRYASDPHWGAKTAGHMYNIDQELGGKDYKRHELGFTASSNVSIRTGPIVDHNRAYQYKIYGTIKLLEKMPITLSATPSETNGWLRVISELPNDGSDLYTITPNVNTVTTH
- a CDS encoding DMT family transporter; translated protein: MLIIVTRLLSSRVDPLAITLYSNVVGLAVSIPFIFLLDTPIRMSVKVSDWSFLIVTAIVVHGIAMLIWNYNIRYVDASKASILSNLEPFVTMVMGLILLYKPITGSEIVGSLFIVGGVVLSTYQRKRLSRSLS
- a CDS encoding 5'-methylthioadenosine/S-adenosylhomocysteine nucleosidase, whose protein sequence is MKLVGFIVCMVILATIVSGCNSTTKNTAETELRPIIVQGPMPIEAEKFAEKLSDAEVEESGNFVFYKGTIDDYPVIVTKTSKGMENTAAATALAIEKYNPIAIINQGTSGGHDPDLHVFDIVLGKRTVNIGSMKTESAEENEGMDPSLWKPMDLMASEGSAGEDPDAEKIRYFDGDDELLAAANAVKDQYELGKVVEGTIGSADLWNNEVDRINWFHEKYGTSVEEMEGAAAAQISDSYNVPFLGIRILSNNKTNNGQYNPETASANQDYVYLVLKEYISNLK